From a single Alloactinosynnema sp. L-07 genomic region:
- a CDS encoding DUF1778 domain-containing protein produces the protein MSTKEARLDFRLDPEVKARIERAAKLTRESVSTFIVQAAATAADNILARADVTVMPAEQFDMLLAALDTADSSPALTRLGQRDRRYMRK, from the coding sequence ATGTCAACCAAGGAAGCACGCCTAGACTTCAGGCTGGACCCGGAGGTCAAGGCCCGCATCGAGCGAGCCGCCAAGCTGACCCGCGAGTCCGTTAGCACGTTCATCGTACAAGCGGCCGCCACGGCAGCCGACAACATCTTGGCGCGCGCCGACGTCACTGTCATGCCAGCCGAGCAGTTTGACATGCTGCTGGCGGCACTCGACACCGCCGACTCTTCGCCCGCCTTGACACGGCTCGGTCAGCGTGACCGGAGGTACATGCGCAAGTGA
- a CDS encoding MerR family transcriptional regulator codes for MRPIDLAREHGLSAQAVRNYDDAGVLPATERSDTGYRRYTPLHAQALRTFLALRGGHGHQQAVEIMRAINRGDVDSAYRLIDAAHAALLAERDTRAESASALGSLSTTPAPVDGPPLTVGDLARRLGVHPATLRTWETQGILRPERDRATGYREYGPDSVRDAEIARQLRRGGYQLSQVARFIESLRAAGGAEALSAFLDSWQDRLTSRSRNLLAGAARLDTYLAMLDNVPHRRDSEHAPAAGGQGTAVRYIPVVPAPGVLRQV; via the coding sequence GTGCGACCGATCGATCTCGCCCGGGAACACGGATTGTCGGCACAGGCGGTCCGCAACTACGACGACGCGGGAGTCCTCCCGGCGACTGAGCGCAGCGACACCGGCTACCGGCGCTACACGCCGCTGCACGCGCAGGCTCTGCGCACGTTCCTCGCGTTGCGGGGCGGCCACGGGCACCAGCAAGCGGTCGAGATCATGCGCGCGATCAACCGGGGCGACGTCGACTCCGCCTACCGGCTCATCGACGCCGCGCACGCCGCGCTGCTCGCCGAACGCGACACCCGCGCCGAGTCCGCGTCGGCCCTCGGCAGCCTGTCCACGACCCCCGCCCCGGTCGACGGTCCACCGTTGACCGTCGGCGATCTCGCGCGCAGGCTCGGCGTGCACCCGGCGACGCTGCGCACCTGGGAGACCCAGGGCATCCTGCGGCCCGAACGTGACCGGGCAACGGGTTATCGCGAATACGGACCGGACTCCGTGCGCGACGCCGAGATCGCACGGCAGCTGCGCCGGGGCGGCTACCAGCTGTCCCAGGTCGCGCGATTCATCGAGTCGCTGCGCGCGGCGGGCGGGGCGGAGGCACTGAGCGCTTTTCTCGACTCGTGGCAGGACCGGCTGACCAGCCGCAGTCGCAACCTCCTCGCCGGCGCGGCGCGGCTCGACACCTACCTCGCCATGCTCGACAACGTCCCGCACCGCCGCGACTCGGAGCACGCGCCTGCCGCGGGCGGTCAGGGAACCGCGGTCAGGTACATCCCGGTCGTGCCCGCGCCCGGCGTGTTGCGGCAGGTGTAG
- a CDS encoding SRPBCC family protein — protein sequence MSATTKNETRIEADPNLPTITITREFDAPRDPVYRAFTDPELVTQWLGPKSIEVRIEEWDARTGGSYRYTAWRDGEEVAAFYGSFHEARENERIVQTFTYVGFPDGVSLETITFTDLGDGRTRVTSLAVVDTMEAREAMLASGMDVGVNEGYEKLDALLAKS from the coding sequence ATGAGCGCGACCACGAAGAACGAGACCCGCATCGAAGCCGACCCGAACCTGCCGACGATCACCATCACCCGCGAGTTCGACGCCCCGCGCGACCCGGTCTACCGAGCCTTCACCGACCCCGAGCTGGTCACCCAGTGGCTCGGCCCGAAGAGCATCGAGGTGCGGATCGAGGAGTGGGACGCCCGCACCGGCGGCAGCTACCGCTACACCGCGTGGCGCGACGGCGAGGAGGTCGCCGCCTTCTACGGGTCGTTCCACGAGGCCCGGGAGAACGAGCGGATCGTGCAGACCTTCACCTACGTCGGCTTCCCCGACGGTGTCAGCCTGGAGACCATCACCTTCACCGACCTCGGCGACGGCCGCACCCGCGTCACGTCCCTGGCGGTCGTGGACACCATGGAGGCCCGCGAGGCCATGCTGGCCAGCGGCATGGACGTGGGCGTCAACGAGGGCTACGAGAAGCTCGACGCGCTGCTGGCCAAGAGCTGA
- a CDS encoding helix-turn-helix transcriptional regulator, giving the protein MDDDRLSRVFAALADPTRRDIVARLSLGDATVGQLAEPYAVSVQAVSKHIKVLEDAGLVSRSRDAQRRPCHLEAEVFDLMTSWVDRYRRQAQERYERLDALLAAMENDEGAAS; this is encoded by the coding sequence GTGGACGACGACCGGCTCTCCCGGGTGTTCGCGGCCCTCGCGGACCCGACGCGCCGGGACATCGTGGCCCGTCTCTCGCTCGGCGACGCGACCGTCGGCCAGCTCGCCGAGCCGTATGCGGTGTCGGTGCAGGCGGTGTCCAAGCACATCAAGGTGCTGGAGGACGCCGGGCTGGTCAGCCGCAGCCGCGACGCGCAGCGCAGGCCGTGCCACCTCGAAGCCGAGGTGTTCGACCTGATGACCTCTTGGGTGGACCGCTACCGCCGCCAGGCGCAGGAGCGCTACGAGCGCCTCGACGCCCTGCTGGCGGCCATGGAGAACGACGAAGGAGCAGCATCATGA
- a CDS encoding helix-turn-helix domain-containing protein, whose protein sequence is MHDRWRLRGAGALVMVPGKRSFTFEFKLDVVRRFVSGEATAIELAREHDLSSPKLVENWVRLYRREGAEALRPKPKGRPPAGDTRSPAPAPSELERLRRENLRLSAEVAYLKKLRALREQGRG, encoded by the coding sequence TTGCATGATCGTTGGAGGCTGCGAGGCGCGGGGGCGCTGGTGATGGTGCCGGGCAAGCGGTCGTTCACGTTCGAGTTCAAGCTCGATGTGGTGCGGCGGTTCGTCAGCGGTGAGGCGACCGCGATCGAGCTCGCGCGCGAGCATGACCTGTCCTCGCCCAAGCTGGTCGAGAACTGGGTGCGGCTGTATCGGCGTGAGGGCGCCGAAGCGTTGCGGCCCAAGCCGAAAGGGCGGCCGCCCGCCGGTGACACGCGATCGCCCGCGCCGGCGCCAAGCGAGCTGGAGCGGTTGCGGCGGGAGAACCTGCGGCTGTCCGCGGAGGTGGCCTACCTAAAAAAATTGCGGGCCTTGAGGGAGCAGGGGCGAGGGTGA
- a CDS encoding erythromycin esterase family protein, with amino-acid sequence MSLRAIGRPLDDPTNLGRAIDELLAERPDPPTLLALGEPTHGIAAFPLLRNELLSHLIERGYRSIALETDLFAASVVDDYVTGAAMEIDTVLATGFSHGFGAVPGNRELVEWLRAHNAARAPRDQVRFHGFDAPVEYSGAPSPRRALSWAGDYLPAALRPESLRDLDALLGDEADWTNPAAMRDPAASIGASDRARALRVAADDLASTLRRAAPGLRPADPTGYAHAVAHARTAQGLLRYHAAMAGPAPDRIATLLSVRAEMMAENLLAIVAQEQRRGPSLVFAHNAHLHRTAGTTWGSAGALVALTLGERYVFLAADANPHSAPDTLQGALAEATTRRSLFPTRPLRAALAPTIGAGEPIVPGHLPLNPSELDGADAVIFIADTDGQRHQYW; translated from the coding sequence ATGTCACTGCGTGCCATCGGCCGCCCGCTCGACGACCCGACGAACTTGGGCCGCGCCATCGACGAACTGCTGGCCGAACGGCCCGACCCGCCCACCCTGCTGGCCCTGGGCGAGCCGACGCACGGGATCGCGGCGTTCCCGTTGCTGCGTAACGAACTCCTCAGCCATCTCATCGAGCGCGGGTACCGATCGATCGCGCTGGAGACCGATCTCTTCGCCGCTTCCGTTGTCGACGACTACGTGACCGGGGCGGCCATGGAGATCGACACGGTCCTCGCGACCGGGTTCAGCCACGGATTCGGCGCCGTGCCAGGCAACCGCGAGCTGGTCGAATGGCTCCGCGCCCACAACGCCGCCCGCGCGCCGCGCGACCAGGTCCGCTTCCACGGCTTCGACGCGCCAGTGGAGTACTCCGGTGCACCCAGCCCGCGACGCGCACTGTCCTGGGCAGGCGACTACCTGCCCGCGGCGCTGCGGCCCGAGTCGCTCCGCGACCTCGACGCGCTGCTCGGCGACGAAGCCGACTGGACGAACCCGGCGGCCATGCGCGACCCGGCGGCGTCCATCGGCGCCTCCGACCGCGCCCGCGCCCTGCGCGTGGCCGCCGACGACCTCGCAAGCACCCTGCGGCGCGCGGCGCCCGGCCTTCGCCCCGCCGACCCGACCGGCTACGCCCACGCCGTCGCGCACGCGCGCACCGCCCAGGGCCTGCTGCGCTATCACGCGGCCATGGCGGGCCCCGCACCCGACCGCATCGCGACCCTGCTCAGCGTGCGTGCCGAGATGATGGCCGAGAACCTGCTCGCGATCGTCGCCCAGGAACAGCGACGAGGCCCAAGCCTGGTGTTCGCCCACAACGCGCACCTGCACCGCACGGCAGGCACGACATGGGGAAGCGCGGGCGCACTCGTCGCGCTCACCCTCGGCGAGCGCTATGTGTTCCTGGCAGCCGACGCCAACCCCCACAGCGCCCCAGACACCCTCCAGGGCGCGTTGGCCGAGGCGACCACCCGCCGCTCCCTGTTCCCAACTCGCCCACTGCGCGCCGCGCTCGCCCCGACGATCGGTGCGGGCGAACCGATCGTGCCCGGCCACCTTCCGCTGAACCCGTCAGAGCTGGACGGCGCCGACGCGGTCATCTTCATCGCCGACACTGACGGACAGAGGCATCAGTACTGGTAG
- a CDS encoding sensor histidine kinase: protein MSDRQYPHPAAAVAYLLGAFPLSLVTFITTVTFMCVGVGTVVIWVGVALLVAAAALTRVFGNAHRFWARTLTGADLPPRPVLSNPDEPVLRQWKTLLTDRRTWRDFTYLMLEFPLSIIGFALGVASIPLVPLALWVAPRYAWLHSQLAIAMLGPDRTADLTAKAERLQASRARGVDAAEAERRRIERDLHDGAQQRLVAVAMGLGRAKGKLDADPELARTLIDEAHADAKLAVAELRDLARGIYPAVLGDRGLDAALSSLAAKCPVPVEVTVTVEPRPPAAVESTAYFIVGECLTNIAKHAQAEYASVRVWRETRSMGDEVVVEITDNGIGGADVRPGGGLSGLADRAATIDGVMTVVSPLGGPTVIRADLPCVW from the coding sequence GTGAGCGATCGGCAGTATCCGCATCCGGCGGCGGCGGTGGCCTACCTGCTGGGCGCGTTCCCGCTGAGCCTGGTCACCTTCATCACCACCGTCACCTTCATGTGCGTCGGCGTCGGCACCGTGGTGATCTGGGTCGGCGTGGCGCTGCTCGTCGCCGCGGCCGCGTTGACCAGGGTGTTCGGCAACGCCCATCGCTTCTGGGCGCGGACGCTGACCGGGGCCGACCTGCCGCCCAGGCCGGTGCTCTCCAACCCCGACGAGCCCGTGCTGCGGCAGTGGAAGACCCTGCTCACCGACCGGCGGACCTGGCGCGACTTCACGTACCTGATGCTGGAGTTCCCGCTGTCGATCATCGGCTTCGCCCTGGGCGTGGCCAGCATCCCGCTGGTCCCGCTGGCCCTGTGGGTGGCCCCCCGCTACGCCTGGCTGCACTCGCAGCTCGCCATCGCGATGCTCGGGCCGGACCGCACCGCCGACTTGACCGCCAAGGCCGAGCGCCTCCAAGCGTCCCGGGCCCGTGGGGTCGACGCGGCGGAGGCCGAGCGGCGGCGGATCGAGCGCGACCTGCACGACGGCGCGCAGCAGCGGCTGGTCGCGGTGGCGATGGGGCTGGGCCGGGCCAAGGGCAAGCTCGACGCCGACCCCGAGCTGGCGCGGACGCTGATCGACGAGGCGCACGCCGACGCGAAGCTGGCTGTGGCCGAGCTGCGTGACCTGGCCCGCGGCATCTACCCGGCCGTCCTGGGCGATCGCGGGCTCGACGCGGCGCTGTCTTCCCTCGCCGCGAAGTGCCCAGTGCCGGTCGAGGTGACCGTCACGGTCGAGCCCCGGCCGCCCGCGGCGGTGGAGAGCACGGCGTATTTCATCGTCGGCGAGTGCCTGACCAACATCGCGAAACACGCGCAGGCCGAATACGCCTCGGTGCGGGTCTGGCGGGAAACGCGGTCGATGGGCGACGAGGTCGTCGTGGAGATCACCGACAACGGCATCGGTGGGGCAGACGTGCGCCCCGGGGGTGGGCTGTCCGGCCTGGCCGACCGCGCTGCCACGATTGACGGTGTGATGACCGTGGTGAGCCCGCTCGGCGGGCCGACAGTGATCAGGGCCGATCTGCCGTGCGTGTGGTGA
- a CDS encoding lytic transglycosylase domain-containing protein, which produces MIFFPRSGTVVLPSTHSEVIMARHRKPVPPKRRRPHRISGIATAATPLAILLAMVTSDGTGNPGVGPSGALTPTGPFPADNEIAVNGALPGPPLTAPVTPVDPIAALPAGGAGIPEMVLRAYIRAETLLAGTQPDCHVTWSLLAGIGRIESGHARDGALREDGTTVSRIIGPALNGDGFASIKDTDNGRYDGDTTWDRAVGPMQFIPATWTRYGADATDDGTADPHNIYDATASAARYLCAGGGDLRNPQDAASAVFRYNHSQKYVSDVLTWAATYATGVTAIPVDPAKVVPDSPGSEVLALPAPVAHTPNAVAPNSEHAAPTHPRGTALGQSIRPR; this is translated from the coding sequence ATGATTTTCTTTCCGCGATCAGGCACTGTCGTGCTGCCCAGCACGCACAGCGAGGTGATCATGGCCAGGCACCGCAAGCCCGTGCCGCCGAAACGGCGGCGTCCGCACCGGATCTCCGGCATCGCGACCGCGGCCACGCCGCTGGCCATCCTGCTCGCCATGGTCACCAGCGACGGCACCGGCAACCCCGGCGTCGGCCCATCCGGCGCGCTGACGCCCACCGGACCGTTCCCCGCCGACAACGAGATCGCCGTCAACGGCGCGCTCCCCGGTCCTCCGCTCACGGCGCCGGTCACACCGGTCGACCCGATCGCGGCCCTGCCGGCGGGCGGCGCGGGCATCCCGGAAATGGTGCTACGGGCCTACATCCGCGCCGAGACGCTGCTCGCGGGCACGCAGCCGGACTGCCACGTGACCTGGTCGCTGCTGGCGGGCATCGGACGTATCGAATCCGGCCACGCCCGCGACGGCGCGCTGCGCGAAGACGGCACCACGGTGTCGAGAATCATTGGGCCCGCACTGAACGGCGACGGTTTCGCGTCCATTAAGGACACTGACAACGGCAGGTACGACGGGGACACCACCTGGGACCGCGCCGTCGGCCCGATGCAGTTCATCCCCGCCACCTGGACCCGCTACGGCGCCGACGCAACCGACGACGGCACCGCGGACCCCCACAACATCTACGACGCCACCGCGTCGGCGGCCCGCTACCTGTGCGCGGGCGGCGGAGACCTACGGAATCCGCAGGACGCCGCTAGCGCGGTCTTCCGCTACAACCACTCGCAGAAGTACGTCTCCGATGTCCTCACCTGGGCCGCCACCTACGCCACGGGCGTCACCGCGATCCCGGTGGACCCGGCGAAGGTCGTGCCGGACTCGCCGGGGTCCGAGGTGCTCGCCCTGCCCGCGCCGGTCGCCCACACCCCGAACGCCGTGGCCCCGAACTCAGAGCACGCAGCCCCCACCCATCCCCGGGGGACGGCCCTTGGCCAGTCTATCCGGCCCCGGTGA
- a CDS encoding DUF72 domain-containing protein has protein sequence MWTHKAWPGRFVPRSLAAGERLRAYAGWCNAVEGNTTFYATPARDTVATWARQTGPGFRFLVKLPKVVTHERRLAGVEADMRAFLDAVEPLGERAVLWTQLPGSFGPSDVDALGRFLRRLPVDRERAVEVRHPEFFTDPGSMSLLERALADADAEWVPFDTTVFFQSPPTSEAAQEAWARKPRLPRRTRALTDRPIIRYLGRDSVEETVEGWRPWTAVVADWLREGRSPTVFLHTPDNDDAPALARRFHDDVRTLVPDLDVLPEPEPIEPATLF, from the coding sequence ATGTGGACTCATAAGGCTTGGCCGGGGCGGTTCGTGCCGCGCTCACTGGCGGCGGGGGAGCGTCTGCGGGCCTACGCCGGTTGGTGCAACGCGGTCGAGGGGAACACCACCTTCTACGCGACCCCCGCGCGGGACACCGTCGCGACGTGGGCGCGGCAGACCGGTCCCGGTTTCCGGTTCCTGGTGAAGCTGCCCAAGGTCGTCACGCACGAGCGCCGGTTGGCCGGTGTCGAGGCCGACATGCGGGCGTTCCTGGACGCGGTCGAGCCCCTCGGCGAACGGGCGGTGCTGTGGACCCAGCTGCCAGGCTCGTTCGGCCCTTCGGACGTCGACGCCCTCGGGCGCTTCCTGCGCAGGCTTCCCGTCGACCGCGAGCGCGCCGTGGAAGTGCGTCACCCTGAATTCTTCACCGACCCCGGCTCGATGTCGCTGCTGGAGCGGGCACTCGCCGACGCGGACGCCGAGTGGGTGCCGTTCGACACCACAGTCTTCTTCCAGAGCCCCCCGACCAGCGAGGCCGCACAGGAAGCGTGGGCTAGAAAACCACGGCTGCCGCGGCGGACGCGGGCGCTGACCGACCGGCCGATCATCCGCTACCTGGGCCGGGACTCGGTCGAGGAAACGGTCGAGGGGTGGCGGCCGTGGACCGCGGTGGTCGCCGACTGGCTGCGCGAGGGCCGATCGCCGACGGTGTTCCTGCACACCCCCGACAACGACGACGCGCCCGCCCTCGCCCGCCGGTTCCACGACGACGTGCGAACACTCGTCCCAGACCTCGATGTACTGCCCGAACCCGAGCCCATCGAGCCCGCGACCCTGTTCTGA
- a CDS encoding IS3 family transposase, with translation MKTQVIATLKADYPLPVLLEVAGVARSTFFYQQARLSRPDPHAGLKAAITEAFEQARGRYGHRRIHLVLARQGRRVAKKTVLKLMNTLGLVCKVRRPRRYRSWLGQAGTVAENVLNRQFSAQAPDTKWVTDVTEFRIADRKIYLSPVIDLFDRSVIAYTHGPSPSLELTNSSLREAIATLNAGATPLVHSDQGFQYQHASWRALLADAGLPQSMSRRANCLDNSLAENFFGHLKEEMFNHDTFGTVEEFTTALDEYLDWYNNTRISTTLKGLSPVEYRAQALAP, from the coding sequence GTGAAAACCCAGGTCATCGCCACTCTCAAGGCCGACTATCCGCTGCCGGTGCTGCTGGAGGTCGCCGGTGTGGCCCGGTCGACGTTCTTCTACCAGCAGGCCCGGCTGTCGCGCCCCGATCCGCACGCGGGTCTCAAGGCCGCGATCACCGAGGCGTTCGAGCAGGCTCGTGGCCGATACGGGCATCGGCGGATTCACCTCGTGCTGGCCCGCCAGGGCCGGCGGGTGGCCAAGAAGACCGTGCTCAAGCTGATGAACACCCTGGGCCTGGTCTGCAAGGTGCGGCGGCCGCGGCGGTATCGGTCCTGGCTCGGGCAGGCAGGCACGGTCGCCGAGAACGTGCTGAACCGCCAGTTCAGCGCCCAGGCCCCCGACACGAAGTGGGTCACCGACGTCACCGAGTTCCGCATCGCGGACCGCAAGATCTACCTGTCACCGGTGATCGACCTGTTCGACCGATCCGTCATCGCCTACACCCACGGCCCGTCCCCGTCGCTGGAACTGACGAACTCCTCGCTGCGCGAGGCCATCGCCACCCTGAACGCCGGGGCCACACCGCTGGTGCACTCCGACCAGGGCTTCCAGTACCAACACGCCTCCTGGCGCGCGCTGCTGGCCGACGCGGGTCTGCCGCAGTCGATGTCCCGGCGAGCCAACTGCCTGGACAACTCACTCGCCGAGAACTTCTTCGGCCACCTCAAGGAGGAAATGTTCAACCATGACACGTTCGGCACCGTCGAGGAGTTCACCACAGCCCTGGACGAGTACCTCGACTGGTACAACAACACCCGCATCTCCACCACGCTGAAGGGCCTGAGCCCGGTCGAATACCGAGCCCAGGCCCTCGCGCCCTAA
- a CDS encoding sensor domain-containing protein produces the protein MTTTIHVDGTRPRPPVVGSLVYLVMNLAVGIGAFVTFAVLFSVGVGTAIVWVGLPLLALAVILCRVGGQVERARVYALLDTYIAVPHEPLPETKRWQARVKDPATWKSLTYFVLLLPIGIAEFSIMVAAWSTSLGLFALPVYFRFLPEGEYRMWDWNQPWIVVDSTFEALPFSLLGLALLAGTLVLTRGMGAAHARFARALLGPSPRSVDGVRTGTLVAGGVM, from the coding sequence ATGACAACCACGATCCACGTCGACGGGACCCGGCCGCGGCCGCCGGTGGTCGGTTCGCTGGTGTATCTGGTGATGAACCTTGCGGTGGGGATCGGCGCGTTCGTCACTTTCGCGGTGCTGTTCAGCGTGGGGGTCGGGACGGCGATCGTGTGGGTGGGGCTGCCGCTGCTGGCGCTCGCGGTGATCCTTTGCCGCGTTGGCGGGCAGGTCGAGCGGGCCAGGGTCTATGCGCTGCTCGACACCTATATCGCGGTGCCGCATGAGCCGCTGCCCGAGACCAAGCGCTGGCAGGCCAGGGTGAAGGACCCGGCGACGTGGAAGTCGCTGACTTATTTCGTGCTGCTCCTGCCGATCGGGATCGCCGAGTTCTCGATCATGGTGGCGGCCTGGTCGACATCACTCGGGCTTTTCGCGCTGCCGGTCTATTTCCGGTTCCTGCCCGAGGGCGAGTACCGGATGTGGGACTGGAACCAACCGTGGATCGTCGTGGACTCCACTTTCGAGGCGCTGCCGTTCTCGCTGCTCGGGCTGGCACTGCTGGCCGGGACGCTGGTGTTGACCAGGGGTATGGGCGCGGCGCACGCTCGGTTCGCCCGGGCGCTGCTCGGCCCATCGCCGCGGTCGGTGGACGGGGTGCGGACTGGGACACTGGTGGCAGGGGGTGTGATGTGA
- a CDS encoding histidine phosphatase family protein — MPRLVILRHAKSAWPDGVPDYRRPLADRGRGEAPAVGRWLAKHVPDIDVALVSPATRTRQTWELVAAELHRAPKARFEEQLYGEGADAILALLRSLDAAETVLVVGHNPDLELLIAALTGEQPILKTSTLSVLDCAAGFKSGKVVRTEKIRP, encoded by the coding sequence ATGCCGCGCCTGGTGATCCTGCGACACGCGAAGTCCGCCTGGCCGGATGGGGTGCCCGACTACCGTCGGCCGCTGGCCGATCGCGGACGCGGCGAGGCACCCGCGGTGGGCCGGTGGCTGGCCAAGCACGTGCCCGACATCGACGTCGCCCTGGTCTCCCCCGCCACCCGGACCCGGCAGACCTGGGAACTGGTAGCCGCCGAACTGCACCGAGCGCCGAAGGCACGGTTCGAGGAACAGCTCTACGGCGAGGGCGCCGACGCGATCCTGGCCCTGCTGCGGTCGCTGGACGCGGCGGAGACGGTGCTGGTCGTCGGGCACAACCCCGACCTCGAACTGCTCATCGCCGCCCTGACCGGCGAGCAGCCGATCCTCAAGACCTCGACCCTGTCGGTGCTCGACTGCGCCGCCGGGTTCAAGTCCGGGAAAGTCGTGCGGACGGAGAAGATCCGGCCATGA
- a CDS encoding response regulator transcription factor — protein sequence MRVVIAEDSVLLRVGVTRLLADEGIETVAAVEDGDSLLTAVTEHRPDLAIVDVRMPPSFTDEGLRAALRARAELPGLPVLVLSQYVEERYAVELLAGGAGGVGYLLKERVADVAEFVDAVRRVAGGGTCIDQEVIAQLMARGRRNPIDLLTPREREVLGLMAQGLSNVAIAKSLTVSDGAVEKHVGNIFSKLGLEPSSEEHRRVRAVLTFLERA from the coding sequence GTGCGTGTGGTGATCGCCGAGGACTCCGTGCTTTTGCGGGTGGGTGTGACCCGCCTGCTCGCCGATGAGGGGATCGAGACCGTGGCGGCGGTCGAGGACGGCGACAGCCTCCTCACCGCCGTCACCGAGCACCGCCCGGACCTGGCGATCGTCGATGTGCGGATGCCGCCGAGCTTCACCGACGAGGGCCTGCGCGCGGCGTTGCGGGCGCGGGCCGAGCTGCCGGGACTGCCGGTGCTGGTGCTCTCGCAGTACGTCGAGGAGCGCTACGCGGTGGAGCTGCTGGCGGGCGGCGCGGGCGGGGTCGGCTACCTGCTCAAGGAGCGGGTGGCCGACGTCGCGGAGTTCGTCGACGCGGTGCGCCGGGTCGCCGGGGGCGGCACGTGCATCGACCAGGAGGTGATCGCTCAGCTCATGGCACGAGGGCGACGCAACCCCATCGACCTGCTGACGCCGCGCGAGCGCGAGGTGCTCGGCCTGATGGCCCAGGGACTGTCCAATGTGGCCATCGCCAAGTCGCTGACCGTCTCCGACGGCGCGGTGGAGAAGCACGTCGGCAACATCTTCTCCAAGCTGGGCCTGGAACCCAGCAGCGAGGAACACCGCCGCGTCCGCGCGGTGCTGACCTTCCTCGAACGGGCCTGA
- a CDS encoding GNAT family N-acetyltransferase, protein MTAWTSASLDEQHDLHEFDCGVPVLNEWLTGHALNAFKSGTARTYVWTDIESDRVVAYYAITPHTVRRDEVSSSLASGLTVIPGYLLAKLALDQTLHGQGLGGDLLHDALSRLIEAAEVASGRLIVVDAIDDTAAKFYQKYDFQPVKDNPRRLVIKVATVRDALG, encoded by the coding sequence GTGACCGCGTGGACATCTGCATCACTGGACGAACAGCACGATCTCCACGAGTTCGACTGCGGCGTACCCGTGCTGAACGAGTGGCTGACGGGCCACGCCTTGAACGCTTTTAAGAGTGGGACAGCTCGAACCTATGTGTGGACTGATATCGAAAGTGATCGCGTGGTGGCCTACTACGCGATCACCCCCCACACGGTTAGGCGAGACGAGGTGTCCAGCAGTCTTGCGTCTGGCCTCACCGTCATACCTGGTTACTTGCTGGCCAAGCTCGCCCTAGATCAGACCCTGCATGGTCAGGGCCTAGGCGGCGACCTGCTCCACGATGCTCTGAGCAGGCTGATCGAGGCGGCCGAAGTTGCGTCTGGCCGTCTGATCGTGGTTGATGCGATCGATGACACGGCCGCGAAGTTCTACCAGAAGTACGACTTCCAGCCCGTGAAGGACAATCCGCGCAGGCTGGTGATCAAAGTCGCAACAGTGCGAGACGCGCTCGGTTAG